From a single Nocardioides sp. dk884 genomic region:
- a CDS encoding error-prone DNA polymerase, whose translation MGWNNPQMPWGELERRLSGRARAGQDDAPVSRRRQSASAADVPRPDVVATPYAELHCHSSYSFLDGASTPDQLVREALRLGLHGLAITDHDGFYGAPLFAEAAQLHARGDGRDLRTVHGAELSLGLTRPQLGVADPEGTHLLVLARGVEGYHRLAGAITEAQLRGDEKGRPDYDLEELAERGRGHWLVLTGCRKGAVRQALAGPTPDPRTAAARLDRLVDLFGREHVVVELTDHGLPLDSAHDDLLAAIARERGLPCVATNNVHHARPEGHHLAGAMAAIRARRSLTELAGWLPPAGTACLRTGEEMARRYARHPGVVQRSVQLADELAFDLQKASPRLPKQNIPPGHTPISWLRELTERGFAERYAGTPLEHDARLKVDHELAVIERKDFAGYFVIVHDIVAFARSQGILCQGRGSAAASAVCFALGITAIDPVYYRLPFERFISEHRDEEPDIDVDFDSDRREEVIQWVYETYGRRNAAQVANVIGYRPKMAVRDAAKALGHSPGQQDAWSKQITSWSRIEVPPRDGDRSGQGEDGEHEIPAAVVALAEQLLGAPRHLGIHSGGMVLTERPIGEVCPIERARMDKRTVLQWDKDSCEYMGLVKFDLLGLGMLGALDHMMRIVGDHLGERWELATIPKEEPAVYDMLCRGDSVGVFQVESRAQIGTLPRLRPREFYDLAIEIALIRPGPIQGGAVHPYIRRATGREPVDYPHASLVPVLERTKGVPLFQEQLMDMARTLGDCTPDEADLLRRAMGSKRGVERIESIKEKLFAGMAAKGITGEDAEAIYVKILSFANFGFAESHALSFAKLVYASSWFKLHYPAAFLAALLRAQPMGFYSPQSLTGDARRHGVEVLRPDLMRSAARADLELRPGAAPGAVGPDGCLRDQRRTDWVPGTPDPTPGHRRDTAYAVRLGLDSVRGIGADVAERIVAARAEHPFTDQADLSRRARLDTRQLEALATAGVFDDSGLSRRQALWNAGWTESPDQLEGLRVAAPAPMLPEMDAVETTMADLWATGITPGGHPFTHLREHLRRAGLLSVADLRTAEPGRRVTVAGLVVHRQRPGTAGGTTFLNLEDETGMLNVICSAGLWRRHRRTAMSAAGMVIRGMLERSDGVTNLVADRLGPLEELYPQAGAALRARHRSRDFQ comes from the coding sequence ATGGGCTGGAACAACCCGCAGATGCCGTGGGGCGAGCTCGAGCGCCGGCTCTCCGGGCGGGCGCGCGCCGGGCAGGACGACGCCCCGGTGTCGCGGCGCCGCCAGAGCGCGAGCGCCGCCGACGTGCCGCGCCCCGACGTCGTCGCCACGCCGTACGCCGAGCTGCACTGCCACAGCAGCTACAGCTTCCTCGACGGCGCCAGCACCCCCGACCAGCTGGTGCGCGAGGCGCTGCGGCTCGGGCTGCACGGGCTGGCGATCACCGACCACGACGGGTTCTACGGCGCCCCGCTGTTCGCCGAGGCCGCCCAGCTGCACGCGCGCGGCGACGGCCGCGACCTGCGCACGGTCCACGGCGCCGAGCTCTCCCTCGGGCTGACCCGGCCCCAGCTGGGCGTGGCCGACCCGGAGGGCACCCACCTGCTGGTGCTCGCCCGGGGGGTGGAGGGCTATCACCGGCTGGCCGGCGCGATCACCGAGGCCCAGCTGCGCGGCGACGAGAAGGGCCGCCCCGACTACGACCTCGAGGAGCTCGCCGAGCGCGGCCGCGGCCACTGGCTGGTGCTGACCGGGTGCCGCAAGGGGGCGGTGCGCCAGGCACTGGCGGGGCCGACTCCGGACCCGCGGACGGCGGCGGCGCGGCTGGACCGTCTCGTCGACCTGTTCGGCCGCGAGCACGTCGTGGTCGAGCTGACCGACCACGGGCTGCCGCTCGACAGCGCCCACGACGACCTGCTGGCCGCGATCGCGCGCGAGCGGGGGCTGCCGTGCGTGGCCACCAACAACGTCCACCACGCCCGCCCGGAGGGCCACCACCTGGCCGGCGCGATGGCCGCGATCCGGGCCCGGCGCAGCCTCACCGAGCTCGCCGGCTGGCTGCCGCCGGCCGGGACGGCCTGCCTGCGCACCGGTGAGGAGATGGCACGCCGCTACGCGCGGCACCCCGGTGTGGTGCAGCGCTCGGTGCAGCTGGCCGACGAGCTCGCCTTCGACCTGCAGAAGGCCAGCCCGCGGCTGCCGAAGCAGAACATCCCGCCGGGGCACACCCCGATCAGCTGGCTGCGCGAGCTCACCGAGCGCGGGTTCGCGGAGCGCTACGCCGGGACCCCGCTGGAGCACGACGCCCGGCTCAAGGTCGACCACGAGCTGGCGGTGATCGAGCGCAAGGACTTCGCCGGCTACTTCGTCATCGTCCACGACATCGTCGCGTTCGCCCGTTCCCAGGGGATCCTGTGCCAGGGCAGGGGCTCGGCGGCCGCCTCCGCTGTCTGCTTCGCGCTCGGGATCACCGCGATCGACCCGGTCTACTACCGGCTGCCCTTCGAGCGCTTCATCTCCGAGCACCGCGACGAGGAGCCCGACATCGACGTCGACTTCGACTCCGACCGGCGCGAGGAGGTGATCCAGTGGGTCTATGAGACCTACGGCCGGCGCAACGCCGCCCAGGTCGCCAACGTCATCGGCTACCGCCCCAAGATGGCGGTCCGTGACGCCGCCAAGGCGCTCGGGCACTCGCCGGGCCAGCAGGACGCCTGGTCCAAGCAGATCACCAGCTGGAGCCGGATCGAGGTCCCGCCCCGCGACGGCGACCGGAGCGGCCAGGGGGAGGACGGCGAGCACGAGATCCCGGCCGCGGTGGTGGCGCTGGCCGAGCAGCTGCTGGGGGCGCCGCGCCACCTCGGCATCCATTCCGGCGGGATGGTGCTCACCGAGCGGCCGATCGGCGAGGTCTGCCCGATCGAGCGGGCCCGGATGGACAAGCGCACGGTGCTGCAGTGGGACAAGGACTCCTGCGAATACATGGGCCTGGTCAAGTTCGACCTGCTCGGGCTCGGCATGCTCGGCGCGCTGGATCACATGATGCGCATCGTCGGCGACCACCTGGGGGAGCGCTGGGAGCTCGCGACGATCCCCAAGGAGGAGCCGGCGGTCTACGACATGCTGTGCCGCGGCGACTCTGTCGGGGTCTTCCAGGTGGAGAGCCGCGCGCAGATCGGCACCCTGCCGCGGCTGCGACCGCGGGAGTTCTACGACCTGGCCATCGAGATCGCGCTGATCCGCCCGGGCCCGATCCAGGGCGGGGCGGTGCACCCCTACATCCGCCGGGCCACCGGCCGCGAGCCGGTCGACTACCCGCACGCCTCGCTGGTGCCGGTGCTGGAGCGCACCAAGGGGGTGCCGCTGTTCCAGGAGCAGCTGATGGACATGGCCCGCACGCTCGGCGACTGCACCCCTGATGAGGCCGACCTGCTGCGCCGGGCGATGGGCTCCAAGCGCGGCGTGGAGCGGATCGAGTCGATCAAGGAGAAGCTCTTCGCCGGGATGGCCGCCAAGGGCATCACCGGCGAGGACGCCGAGGCGATCTACGTCAAGATTCTCTCCTTCGCCAACTTCGGCTTCGCCGAGAGCCACGCGCTCTCCTTCGCCAAGCTCGTCTACGCCAGCTCGTGGTTCAAGCTGCACTACCCGGCGGCCTTCCTCGCCGCGCTGCTGCGCGCCCAGCCGATGGGCTTCTACTCCCCGCAGTCGCTCACCGGCGACGCGCGGCGCCACGGGGTCGAGGTGCTGCGCCCCGACCTGATGCGCTCCGCGGCGCGCGCCGACCTCGAGCTGCGGCCCGGCGCCGCCCCCGGAGCGGTCGGGCCCGACGGCTGCCTGCGCGACCAGCGGCGCACCGACTGGGTGCCGGGGACGCCCGACCCGACCCCCGGGCACCGCCGCGACACGGCGTACGCCGTGCGGCTGGGGCTGGACTCGGTGCGCGGGATCGGCGCCGACGTCGCGGAGCGGATCGTCGCGGCGCGCGCCGAGCACCCCTTCACCGACCAGGCCGACCTCTCGCGCCGCGCCCGGCTCGACACCCGCCAGCTCGAGGCGCTGGCCACCGCCGGGGTCTTCGACGACAGCGGGCTGAGCCGGCGCCAGGCGCTGTGGAACGCCGGGTGGACCGAGTCCCCCGACCAGCTCGAGGGGCTGCGGGTGGCGGCGCCGGCGCCGATGCTGCCCGAGATGGACGCGGTCGAGACCACGATGGCCGACCTGTGGGCCACCGGGATCACCCCCGGCGGGCACCCGTTCACCCACCTGCGCGAGCACCTGCGCCGCGCCGGGCTGCTCTCGGTGGCCGACCTGCGCACCGCCGAGCCGGGTCGCCGGGTCACCGTCGCCGGGCTGGTCGTGCACCGCCAGCGCCCGGGGACCGCGGGCGGCACCACGTTCCTCAACCTCGAGGACGAGACCGGCATGCTCAACGTGATCTGCAGCGCCGGGCTGTGGCGCCGTCACCGCCGCACCGCGATGTCGGCCGCCGGCATGGTGATCCGCGGCATGCTCGAGCGCTCCGACGGGGTCACCAACCTCGTCGCCGACCGGCTCGGCCCGCTCGAGGAGCTCTACCCCCAGGCCGGCGCCGCCCTGCGCGCCCGGCACCGCTCCCGCGACTTCCAGTGA
- a CDS encoding DNA polymerase Y family protein, producing MGATTTRPRTRVLVLWCPDWPVVAALAEEGQPAHLPAAVFVANTVHACNGAARGFGVRRGMRRRDAQSRCPELVVLGANPDRDARSFEDVLAALEELQPGVAPLRPGLVALRSPGRYYGGEAEAAAVFAERLVALGVWDCRAGVADELFTAEQAARHARPQESTVVPVGESAAFLGDLPVEVLEDPDAVGLLRRLGLRTLGALAGLPPADVRARFGARTAWVQQVVLGADHTLLAPRTPPPDLVREIGFEPPLDSAETVCFSARRTAEEFVASLAARNLACTEVRVEVECEGTVVSSRTWLHPRWFSASDLVDRLHWQLQGGFRGGAVRAPVELVRLVPETAVPDSVHADGLWGGTDERVERGIARVQGMLGHEAVVAPVLQGGRSPAERQSLVPWGERPTDLRPRELPWPGSIPPPAPARVLSTPWEARVLAADGTVVVVDERGATSGAPAQFRPGPADGWQQVAAWTGPWPVEELWWETPPGVAPRRIARFQLVGVDGRAWLLTYDSAGDTWCTEAAYD from the coding sequence ATGGGCGCGACGACGACCCGCCCCCGCACCCGCGTGCTGGTGCTGTGGTGCCCCGACTGGCCGGTGGTGGCCGCGCTGGCGGAGGAGGGCCAGCCCGCCCACCTGCCGGCCGCGGTCTTCGTCGCCAACACCGTGCACGCCTGCAACGGCGCCGCGCGGGGCTTCGGCGTACGCCGCGGGATGCGCCGGCGCGACGCGCAGTCGCGCTGCCCCGAGCTGGTGGTGCTGGGCGCGAACCCCGACCGCGACGCCCGCTCCTTCGAGGACGTGCTGGCCGCGCTGGAGGAGCTCCAGCCCGGGGTCGCGCCGCTGCGCCCGGGACTGGTCGCGCTGCGCTCGCCGGGGCGCTACTACGGCGGGGAGGCGGAGGCGGCCGCCGTCTTCGCCGAGCGGCTGGTGGCGCTGGGGGTGTGGGACTGTCGCGCCGGGGTGGCCGACGAGCTCTTCACCGCCGAGCAGGCCGCCCGCCACGCCCGCCCCCAGGAGAGCACCGTGGTGCCGGTGGGGGAGTCCGCGGCGTTCCTGGGCGACCTGCCGGTCGAGGTGCTCGAGGACCCCGACGCGGTCGGGCTGCTGCGTCGCCTCGGCCTGCGCACCCTCGGCGCGCTGGCGGGACTGCCGCCGGCCGACGTGCGCGCCCGGTTCGGTGCCCGCACCGCCTGGGTGCAGCAGGTGGTGCTCGGTGCCGACCACACCCTGCTCGCCCCGCGCACCCCGCCTCCCGACCTGGTCCGCGAGATCGGCTTCGAGCCGCCGCTGGACTCCGCCGAGACCGTCTGCTTCAGCGCCCGACGCACCGCCGAGGAGTTCGTCGCCTCCCTCGCCGCGCGCAACCTGGCCTGCACCGAGGTGCGGGTGGAGGTGGAGTGCGAGGGGACGGTCGTCTCCTCGCGCACCTGGCTGCACCCGCGCTGGTTCAGCGCCTCCGACCTCGTCGACCGCTTGCACTGGCAGCTGCAGGGCGGGTTCCGCGGCGGCGCGGTGCGCGCACCGGTGGAGCTGGTCCGGCTGGTGCCGGAGACCGCGGTGCCCGACTCGGTGCATGCCGACGGGCTGTGGGGCGGCACCGACGAGCGGGTCGAGCGCGGCATCGCCCGGGTGCAGGGCATGCTCGGCCACGAGGCGGTGGTGGCCCCGGTGCTCCAGGGCGGACGCTCGCCGGCCGAGCGGCAGAGCCTGGTGCCGTGGGGGGAACGCCCGACCGACCTGCGCCCCCGCGAGCTGCCCTGGCCGGGCAGCATCCCGCCGCCGGCCCCGGCCCGGGTGCTCAGCACCCCCTGGGAGGCCCGGGTGCTCGCTGCCGACGGCACCGTCGTGGTCGTCGACGAGCGGGGCGCGACCAGCGGCGCGCCGGCGCAGTTCCGTCCCGGGCCCGCCGACGGCTGGCAGCAGGTCGCCGCCTGGACCGGTCCGTGGCCGGTGGAGGAGCTGTGGTGGGAGACGCCCCCGGGTGTCGCGCCGCGCCGCATCGCCCGCTTCCAGCTGGTGGGCGTCGATGGCCGGGCATGGCTGCTCACCTACGACAGCGCCGGGGACACCTGGTGCACCGAGGCGGCGTACGACTGA
- a CDS encoding AMP-dependent synthetase/ligase has protein sequence MPANHDPTFVDHLAPNIAVQFLDRVAKSPDAEAFRYPLPDDTWESVTWRRTGEQVRELAAGLLALGLEPEQRVGIAAGTRYEWILADLAVMCAGGATTTVYPSTNADDVAYILSDSESRIVFAEDAEQLAKLQAHRADIPTVDKVVLFDGEGDGDWVLSLADLADLGRAHLAEHPTAVEDVAKSIAPDQLAMLMYTSGTTGRSKGVRLLHRSWVYQGAAIEAQDILHESDLQFLWLPMAHAFGKVLLAAQLACGYATAIDGRIDRIVDNLAVVKPTFMGAAPRIFEKAHGKIVTMQAAEGGLKEKIFLKAFAVGNQVDRLKREGKSVPFALGMQHKVFDKLVFSKVRERFGGRVRFFISGSAALNPEIAEWFHAAGILILEGYGMTENAAGAAVNHPADYKIGTVGPALPGSHIRIGDNDEVQLRGPHVMAGYHNLPEETAKAFTEDGWLRTGDKGSLDEDGFLTITGRIKDLFKTSGGKYIAPSAIESKFKALCPYVSQFMVFGDERNFVVALVTLDPDAMTAWAQENDMAGASYTDIVRSDAVHTMIGGYVEELNGRLNRWETIKKWEILDHDLSIESGELTPSLKVKRNVVAQNNADRIASFYG, from the coding sequence ATGCCCGCGAACCACGATCCGACCTTCGTCGACCACCTCGCGCCGAACATCGCCGTCCAGTTCCTCGACCGGGTCGCGAAGTCGCCCGACGCGGAGGCGTTCCGCTACCCGCTTCCCGACGACACCTGGGAGTCGGTGACCTGGCGCCGCACCGGCGAGCAGGTCCGCGAGCTCGCCGCCGGCCTGCTGGCGCTCGGGCTGGAGCCCGAGCAGCGCGTCGGGATCGCCGCGGGCACCCGCTACGAGTGGATCCTGGCGGACCTCGCGGTGATGTGCGCCGGGGGTGCGACCACGACCGTCTACCCGAGCACCAACGCCGACGACGTCGCCTACATCCTCAGCGACTCCGAGAGCCGGATCGTCTTCGCCGAGGACGCCGAGCAGCTCGCCAAGCTCCAGGCACACCGTGCCGACATCCCCACGGTCGACAAGGTCGTGCTCTTCGACGGGGAGGGCGACGGCGACTGGGTGCTCTCCCTCGCCGACCTGGCCGACCTCGGGCGCGCACACCTCGCCGAGCACCCGACCGCCGTCGAGGACGTCGCCAAGTCGATCGCTCCCGACCAGCTCGCGATGCTGATGTACACCTCCGGCACCACTGGCCGCTCCAAGGGCGTGCGCCTGCTGCACCGCTCCTGGGTCTACCAGGGAGCGGCCATCGAGGCCCAGGACATCCTGCACGAGAGTGACCTGCAGTTCCTGTGGCTGCCGATGGCGCACGCGTTCGGCAAGGTGCTGCTCGCCGCCCAGCTGGCCTGCGGCTACGCCACCGCCATCGACGGGCGCATCGACCGCATCGTCGACAACCTCGCGGTGGTGAAGCCGACGTTCATGGGCGCTGCCCCGCGCATCTTCGAGAAGGCCCACGGCAAGATCGTCACCATGCAGGCCGCCGAGGGCGGGCTGAAGGAGAAGATCTTCCTCAAGGCGTTCGCCGTCGGCAACCAGGTCGACAGGCTCAAGCGCGAGGGCAAGTCGGTGCCGTTCGCCCTCGGCATGCAGCACAAGGTCTTCGACAAGCTGGTCTTCAGCAAGGTCCGCGAGCGCTTCGGTGGCCGGGTCCGGTTCTTCATCTCCGGCTCCGCGGCCCTCAACCCCGAGATCGCGGAGTGGTTCCACGCCGCCGGCATCCTCATCCTCGAGGGCTACGGCATGACCGAGAACGCCGCCGGCGCCGCGGTCAACCACCCGGCCGACTACAAGATCGGCACCGTCGGGCCGGCGCTGCCGGGCTCGCACATCCGCATCGGCGACAACGACGAGGTCCAGCTGCGCGGCCCGCACGTGATGGCGGGCTACCACAACCTGCCCGAGGAGACCGCGAAGGCGTTCACCGAGGACGGCTGGCTGCGCACCGGCGACAAGGGCAGCCTCGACGAGGACGGCTTCTTGACCATCACCGGTCGGATCAAGGACCTGTTCAAGACCTCGGGCGGCAAGTACATCGCGCCGTCCGCGATCGAGTCGAAGTTCAAGGCGCTGTGCCCCTACGTCAGCCAGTTCATGGTCTTCGGCGACGAGCGCAACTTCGTGGTCGCGCTGGTCACCCTCGACCCCGACGCGATGACGGCCTGGGCGCAGGAGAACGACATGGCCGGCGCCTCCTACACCGACATCGTCCGCTCCGACGCGGTCCACACGATGATCGGCGGGTACGTCGAGGAGCTCAACGGTCGGCTCAACCGCTGGGAGACGATCAAGAAGTGGGAGATCCTCGACCACGACCTCAGCATCGAGTCCGGTGAGCTCACCCCGTCGCTGAAGGTCAAGCGCAACGTGGTCGCGCAGAACAACGCCGATCGGATCGCCTCCTTCTACGGCTGA
- a CDS encoding MOSC domain-containing protein, which yields MENARVMSVNLGRPEGGEWTGRVGRTAIRKRGTDQPVRVLRSGLAGDSVCDTKYHGSPDNAVYAFAREDLDRWGRELGSPLPDGQFGENLTTHGIDVNAALIGERWRVGTALLEVAKVRTPCKVFAGFMAQTGHDATGWIKRFARDGRPGPYLRVLEEGVVQSGDPIVVEHRPEHDVSVAMLFRALTTERELTAQVLGAPALAESVRAILVARAPRS from the coding sequence GTGGAGAACGCGCGCGTGATGTCGGTGAACCTCGGGCGGCCCGAGGGCGGTGAGTGGACCGGGCGGGTCGGGCGGACCGCGATCCGCAAGCGCGGCACCGACCAGCCGGTCCGGGTGCTGCGCAGCGGCCTCGCCGGGGACAGCGTCTGCGACACCAAGTACCACGGCAGCCCGGACAACGCGGTCTACGCCTTCGCCCGCGAGGACCTCGATCGCTGGGGCCGCGAGCTCGGCAGCCCGCTGCCCGACGGGCAGTTCGGCGAGAACCTCACCACCCACGGCATCGACGTCAACGCCGCGCTGATCGGGGAGCGGTGGCGGGTCGGGACCGCGCTGCTCGAGGTCGCCAAGGTGCGCACCCCCTGCAAGGTCTTCGCGGGCTTCATGGCCCAGACCGGCCACGACGCGACCGGCTGGATCAAGCGGTTCGCCCGAGACGGGCGCCCGGGGCCCTACCTGCGGGTGCTGGAGGAGGGGGTGGTCCAGTCCGGGGACCCCATCGTCGTCGAGCACCGGCCCGAGCACGACGTGAGCGTCGCGATGCTCTTCCGCGCCCTCACCACCGAGCGCGAGCTGACCGCGCAGGTGCTGGGCGCGCCGGCGCTCGCGGAGTCGGTGCGCGCGATCCTCGTGGCGCGGGCACCCCGCTCCTGA
- a CDS encoding aminoglycoside phosphotransferase family protein, which produces MSLPAGLLAYAARGPAWAQWLDALPALLRELQGEWQLTTDGEPAYGHTALVVPVRTAGGRPAALKVGFPHEEAEQEHLALQHWHGRGAVELLRADPHRAALLLERLHPEDLSERWDLESCEIIAGLYGRLHVPAPGSIRRLAPYVARWADELAALPRDAPLPRRLVEQAVSSARDLVSAEVPGGDRLLHTDLHDANVLAGDREEWLAIDPKPRAGDPHYEPAPLLWNRWEELRSGPGGVRDGLRRRFHTIVDTAGLEEHRARDWVVVRMMVNALWRLQDPPGTGRTTTSDDWLTRCVTVAKAVQD; this is translated from the coding sequence GTGAGCCTGCCCGCGGGACTGCTGGCGTACGCCGCCCGCGGTCCCGCGTGGGCGCAGTGGCTCGACGCCCTGCCCGCCCTGCTGCGCGAGCTGCAGGGGGAGTGGCAGCTCACCACGGACGGCGAGCCGGCCTACGGCCACACCGCGCTCGTGGTGCCGGTCCGCACCGCCGGCGGGCGCCCGGCCGCGCTCAAGGTCGGCTTCCCGCACGAGGAGGCCGAGCAGGAGCACCTGGCGCTGCAGCACTGGCACGGCCGCGGTGCCGTGGAGCTGCTGCGCGCCGACCCGCACCGCGCTGCGCTGCTGCTGGAGCGCCTGCACCCCGAGGACCTCTCCGAGCGCTGGGACCTGGAGAGCTGCGAGATCATCGCCGGCCTCTACGGCCGCCTGCACGTCCCGGCCCCCGGCAGCATCCGCCGCCTCGCGCCGTACGTCGCGCGCTGGGCCGACGAGCTCGCCGCGCTGCCGCGCGATGCCCCGCTGCCGCGGCGCCTGGTGGAGCAGGCCGTGAGCAGCGCCCGCGACCTCGTCTCGGCCGAGGTCCCCGGCGGCGACCGGCTGCTGCACACCGACCTGCACGACGCCAACGTGCTGGCCGGCGACCGCGAGGAGTGGCTCGCGATCGACCCCAAGCCGCGCGCCGGGGACCCCCACTACGAGCCCGCGCCACTGCTGTGGAACCGCTGGGAGGAGCTCCGCTCCGGTCCCGGTGGCGTGCGCGACGGGCTGCGCCGGCGCTTCCACACCATCGTCGACACCGCCGGCCTCGAGGAGCACCGGGCCCGCGACTGGGTGGTCGTGCGGATGATGGTCAACGCGCTGTGGCGCCTCCAGGACCCGCCCGGCACCGGTCGCACCACCACCTCCGATGACTGGCTGACCCGCTGTGTCACGGTGGCGAAGGCGGTGCAGGACTGA
- the lepA gene encoding translation elongation factor 4: MVGSVPTHVRREELVPHTPAPKPGHTDPAIIRNFCIIAHIDHGKSTLADRMLQLTGVVDERAARAQYLDRMDIERERGITIKSQAVRMPWTVPDGNEQGAEPGTYVLNMIDTPGHVDFTYEVSRSLEACEAAVLLVDAAQGIEAQTLANLYLAMNADLHIIPVLNKIDLPSANPDKYAAELAGLVGCEPEDVLRVSAKSGIGVEELLNEIVKQTPAPVGDADAPARALIFDSVYDTYRGVITYVRVFDGKLNHRDKIKMMSTGATHEMLEVGVISPEQVKGSEIGVGEVGYLITGVKDVRQSRVGDTVTTMHGPATESLGGYQHPNPMVYSGLYPIDGDQYPDMREALEKLQLNDAALTFEPETSGALGFGFRCGFLGLLHMEITRDRLEREFGLDLISTAPNVVYEVLMEDGSEVTVTNPSEYPEGKIAEVREPVVKATVLSPSDYIGTIMELCQTKRGTLQGMDYLSEDRVEMRYILPMGEIVFDFFDQLKSRTKGYASLDYERTGEQAADLVKVDILLQGEPVDAFSAIVHRDAAYGYGVMMAGKLKDLIPRQQFEVPIQAAIGARVIARENIRAIRKDVLAKCYGGDITRKRKLLEKQKEGKKRMKMVGRVEVPQEAFAAALSNTPAADKKK; the protein is encoded by the coding sequence ATGGTCGGGTCCGTCCCGACCCACGTACGTCGAGAAGAGCTCGTGCCTCACACCCCCGCGCCGAAGCCCGGCCACACCGATCCCGCGATCATCCGCAACTTCTGCATCATCGCGCACATCGACCACGGCAAGTCCACGCTGGCCGACCGGATGCTGCAGCTCACCGGCGTGGTCGACGAGCGGGCCGCCCGCGCCCAGTACCTCGACCGCATGGACATCGAGCGCGAGCGCGGCATCACGATCAAGAGCCAGGCCGTGCGGATGCCGTGGACCGTGCCGGACGGCAACGAGCAGGGAGCCGAGCCGGGCACCTACGTGCTCAACATGATCGACACCCCCGGGCACGTCGACTTCACCTACGAGGTGTCGCGGTCCCTGGAGGCCTGCGAGGCCGCGGTCCTGCTCGTCGACGCCGCCCAGGGCATCGAGGCGCAGACGCTGGCCAACCTCTACCTGGCGATGAACGCCGACCTGCACATCATCCCGGTGCTGAACAAGATCGACCTGCCCAGCGCCAATCCCGACAAGTACGCCGCGGAGCTCGCCGGCCTCGTCGGCTGCGAGCCCGAGGACGTGCTGCGGGTGAGCGCCAAGAGCGGCATCGGCGTCGAGGAGCTGCTCAACGAGATCGTCAAGCAGACCCCCGCGCCCGTCGGCGACGCCGACGCGCCGGCCCGCGCGCTGATCTTCGACTCCGTCTATGACACCTACCGCGGCGTGATCACCTACGTCCGGGTCTTCGACGGCAAGCTCAACCACCGCGACAAGATCAAGATGATGTCGACCGGTGCGACCCACGAGATGCTCGAGGTCGGCGTGATCAGCCCCGAGCAGGTCAAGGGCAGCGAGATCGGCGTGGGCGAGGTGGGCTACCTGATCACCGGCGTGAAGGACGTGCGCCAGTCGCGGGTCGGTGACACCGTCACCACCATGCACGGCCCGGCAACCGAGTCGCTCGGCGGCTACCAGCACCCCAACCCGATGGTCTACTCCGGGCTCTACCCGATCGACGGCGACCAGTACCCCGACATGCGCGAGGCGCTGGAGAAGCTCCAGCTCAACGACGCGGCGCTCACCTTCGAGCCCGAGACCTCCGGCGCGCTCGGCTTCGGCTTCCGCTGCGGCTTCCTCGGCCTGCTGCACATGGAGATCACCCGCGACCGCCTCGAGCGCGAGTTCGGCCTCGACCTGATCTCCACCGCGCCCAACGTGGTCTACGAGGTGCTCATGGAGGACGGCAGCGAGGTCACCGTCACCAACCCCAGCGAGTACCCCGAGGGCAAGATCGCCGAGGTGCGCGAGCCGGTCGTCAAGGCGACGGTGCTGAGCCCCTCGGACTACATCGGCACGATCATGGAGCTGTGCCAGACCAAGCGCGGCACGCTGCAGGGCATGGACTACCTGTCCGAGGACCGCGTCGAGATGCGATACATCCTGCCGATGGGCGAGATCGTCTTCGACTTCTTCGACCAGCTGAAGTCGCGCACCAAGGGCTACGCCTCCCTCGACTACGAGCGCACCGGCGAGCAGGCGGCCGACCTGGTCAAGGTCGACATCCTGCTCCAGGGCGAGCCGGTCGACGCGTTCTCCGCGATCGTGCACCGCGACGCGGCGTACGGCTACGGCGTGATGATGGCCGGCAAGCTCAAGGACCTGATCCCGCGCCAGCAGTTCGAGGTCCCGATCCAGGCCGCGATCGGCGCCCGCGTGATCGCCCGCGAGAACATCCGCGCGATCCGCAAGGACGTCCTCGCCAAGTGCTACGGCGGTGACATCACCCGCAAGCGCAAGCTGCTGGAGAAGCAGAAGGAGGGCAAGAAGCGGATGAAGATGGTCGGCCGCGTCGAGGTCCCCCAGGAAGCCTTCGCCGCCGCGCTCTCCAACACGCCCGCGGCGGACAAGAAGAAGTAA